A window of Planctomycetota bacterium genomic DNA:
CCTTCGTCGCCACCGGCCTGATCGTCAATTCGATCGTCCAGGCGTTCTTCATGCCCAGCGCCGAGGAGCTCACCGAGATGGTCCGCAGCGGCGGGCTCGATTCGGTGCTCGTCCAGCCGCTCGACGCGCAATTCCTCCTCTCGCTGCACCGCGTCGAGTATTCGTCGCTGGCCAACGGGCTGGTGGGCGTCGGGCTGCTGGGCTGGGCGGTGTCGCGGTTCACCGCACCGCCGCCGGCGATCGCCTGGTTCCTCTATCCGCTCCTCGTCGTCTGCGGCGTCGCGATCCTCTACGCGCTGATCATCATGCTCGCCGCCGCGACGATCCTCCTCGGCCGCAACCAGAGCCTCTACGACTTCTGGTTCTACCTCACCAACTTCTCCCGCTATCCCGCCGAGATCTACGCGGGACCGTGGGGCGGGCCGATCCGGATGATCTGCACGTTCGTGATCCCGATCCTCCTGGTGGTCAACGTGCCGGCGCGTGTGATCGCCCAGCCGTTTTCCGCGGGGTCGTGGACGCTCGTCGGCGGCGCGGTTCTGGCCGCCGCCGTGATGCTCGTCGTGTCACGGCTCGTGTTCCAGGCGGCGTTGTCGAAGTACCGCAGCGCGTCGAGTTGAGCCCGGATCACCCGGCGGGCCGATTCGATTCCGGGCGGGGCAGCGGCTCGATCACCGGCGCCG
This region includes:
- a CDS encoding ABC transporter permease, encoding MRRYLGIFLTFARACLVRDMTFRANFLLECVTSLGWMSMNLAFYLLVFTFTPEIGRGTGWTREPFFAFVATGLIVNSIVQAFFMPSAEELTEMVRSGGLDSVLVQPLDAQFLLSLHRVEYSSLANGLVGVGLLGWAVSRFTAPPPAIAWFLYPLLVVCGVAILYALIIMLAAATILLGRNQSLYDFWFYLTNFSRYPAEIYAGPWGGPIRMICTFVIPILLVVNVPARVIAQPFSAGSWTLVGGAVLAAAVMLVVSRLVFQAALSKYRSASS